The Amycolatopsis mongoliensis genome includes a window with the following:
- a CDS encoding endonuclease/exonuclease/phosphatase family protein, producing the protein MTVAEETRVRRKNPLVTALLVVPVVLLAALAALRLIGYDGDWYTLVALALTPYVAAAGVLLGGLALALRRWWVGGTALVLAIVLAVLVLPRLSASDQREVHGKTLRVLASNLLYGQADPKAVVDLVREQRIDVLNLVELTPRAVDGLTAAGLFQALPYRVLHPAPGAFGSGIVSRFPLKEVNLTGDSAAKQPGAQADLGDGVVAEIVAVHPISPDVDTPQWEREIKDLSRAAGEHGLRILAGDFNATLDHAAFRTVLSRGYNDAAEERGSGLSPTWPSSSPVVTIDHVVVDNRAAVQDYRVFDVAGSDHRAVFAEVRLP; encoded by the coding sequence ATGACCGTTGCGGAAGAGACGCGCGTCCGGCGGAAGAACCCGCTGGTCACGGCCCTGCTGGTGGTGCCCGTGGTGCTGCTGGCGGCGCTGGCCGCGCTGCGCCTGATCGGCTACGACGGCGACTGGTACACCCTCGTCGCGCTGGCGCTGACGCCGTACGTGGCGGCCGCGGGCGTGCTGCTCGGCGGGCTGGCGCTGGCCCTGCGGCGCTGGTGGGTCGGCGGGACCGCGCTGGTGCTGGCCATCGTGCTGGCCGTCCTGGTGCTGCCGCGGCTGTCGGCGAGCGACCAGCGCGAAGTGCACGGCAAGACACTGCGCGTGCTCGCTTCGAACCTGCTCTACGGCCAGGCGGACCCGAAGGCCGTCGTCGACCTGGTGCGCGAGCAGCGGATCGACGTGCTGAACCTGGTCGAGCTGACGCCTCGCGCGGTCGACGGCCTGACCGCGGCCGGGCTGTTCCAGGCCCTGCCGTACCGGGTGCTGCACCCGGCGCCCGGTGCGTTCGGCTCGGGGATCGTGTCGCGCTTCCCGCTGAAGGAGGTCAACCTGACGGGTGATTCGGCGGCCAAGCAGCCGGGTGCGCAGGCCGACCTCGGCGACGGCGTGGTGGCCGAGATCGTCGCCGTCCACCCGATCTCCCCGGACGTCGACACCCCGCAGTGGGAGCGCGAGATCAAGGACCTCTCCCGCGCGGCCGGCGAGCACGGCCTGCGCATCCTGGCGGGCGACTTCAACGCGACGCTCGACCACGCGGCGTTCCGGACGGTGCTTTCCCGCGGCTACAACGACGCGGCGGAGGAGCGCGGCTCTGGGTTGTCCCCGACGTGGCCGTCGTCCTCGCCGGTGGTGACGATCGACCACGTGGTGGTCGACAACCGGGCGGCGGTCCAGGACTACCGGGTGTTCGACGTCGCGGGCAGCGACCACCGCGCGGTGTTCGCCGAGGTCCGCCTGCCGTGA
- a CDS encoding SIR2 family NAD-dependent protein deacylase, with product MSDALDRAAELLDGAGALLICAGAGMGVDSGLPDFRGGEGFWRAYPPYARLGLRFEELADPRHFADDPELAWGFYGHRLSLYRETVPHDGFRLLLSYGSKLDGGVRVFTSNVDGQFQKAGFESVAEAHGSIHHLQCLSGCSPEIWPASDVVVTIDEETMRAVPPLPSCPRCGGLARPNILMFGDYEWVPDRSQAQLDELTAWRRTARDLVVVELGAGQAVPTVRRYSELASAATGALIRINPREPEIRHGRGVSIAAGALETVRVLVSV from the coding sequence GTGAGTGACGCTCTCGACCGTGCCGCGGAACTCCTGGACGGCGCCGGCGCGCTGCTGATCTGCGCCGGCGCCGGGATGGGCGTCGACTCCGGGCTGCCCGACTTCCGCGGCGGCGAAGGGTTCTGGCGCGCGTACCCGCCGTACGCCCGGCTCGGGCTGCGGTTCGAGGAGCTGGCCGACCCGCGGCACTTCGCCGACGACCCCGAGCTGGCCTGGGGGTTCTACGGCCACCGGCTTTCGCTCTACCGGGAAACCGTGCCGCACGACGGGTTCCGGCTGCTCCTCTCCTACGGTTCGAAGCTGGACGGCGGCGTTCGCGTGTTCACGTCCAATGTGGACGGCCAGTTCCAGAAGGCGGGCTTCGAGTCCGTCGCCGAGGCACACGGCTCGATCCACCACCTGCAGTGCCTTTCCGGATGTTCTCCGGAAATCTGGCCGGCTTCCGACGTCGTCGTGACGATCGACGAGGAGACGATGCGCGCGGTGCCCCCGCTGCCGTCGTGTCCCCGGTGCGGCGGGCTCGCCCGGCCCAACATCCTGATGTTCGGCGACTACGAGTGGGTCCCGGACCGCAGCCAGGCCCAGCTGGACGAGCTGACGGCGTGGCGCCGCACGGCCCGCGACCTCGTGGTGGTCGAGCTCGGCGCGGGCCAGGCCGTCCCGACGGTCCGCCGCTACAGCGAGCTGGCCAGCGCGGCGACGGGCGCACTGATCCGCATCAACCCCCGCGAACCCGAGATCCGGCACGGGCGCGGGGTGTCGATCGCGGCCGGCGCCTTGGAGACGGTGCGGGTTCTCGTGAGTGTTTAG
- a CDS encoding antibiotic biosynthesis monooxygenase family protein, giving the protein MSVVKINAIEVPEGAGPELEKRFAARMHAVDQQPGFLGFELLRPVSGETRYFVYTKWESEEHYQAWAKGGPAAAAHSGERAKPVSTGANLLEFEVVLGSQPGE; this is encoded by the coding sequence ATGAGTGTCGTGAAGATCAACGCGATCGAGGTCCCCGAAGGTGCCGGCCCCGAGCTGGAGAAGCGGTTCGCGGCGCGGATGCACGCCGTCGACCAGCAGCCGGGCTTCCTCGGGTTCGAGCTGCTGCGCCCGGTTTCCGGCGAGACGCGCTACTTCGTGTACACGAAGTGGGAGAGCGAGGAGCACTACCAGGCGTGGGCGAAGGGCGGCCCGGCCGCGGCGGCGCACTCGGGCGAGCGCGCCAAGCCCGTGTCCACCGGGGCGAACCTCCTGGAATTCGAGGTCGTCCTCGGTTCGCAGCCGGGTGAGTGA
- a CDS encoding AAA family ATPase: MVVLEDVDLIAQDRSHGPLLFTLLDAMDGVGGDADVTFLLTTNRASELEKALADRPGRVDLAVEIPLPDSTGREELLRRAALLARPDEDVVVGDEELTTALRELQEARSALPRSLLGSSAAQ; this comes from the coding sequence GTGGTCGTCCTGGAGGACGTCGACCTGATCGCGCAGGACAGGAGTCATGGGCCGCTGCTGTTCACCCTGCTCGACGCGATGGACGGCGTGGGCGGCGACGCCGACGTGACGTTCCTGCTGACCACCAACCGCGCGAGCGAGCTGGAGAAGGCGCTGGCCGACCGCCCGGGCCGGGTCGACCTGGCGGTGGAGATCCCGTTGCCGGACTCGACGGGCCGCGAGGAGCTGCTGCGGCGGGCCGCGCTGCTAGCGCGCCCCGACGAGGACGTCGTGGTGGGCGACGAGGAGCTGACGACGGCGCTGCGGGAGCTGCAGGAGGCGCGCAGTGCGTTGCCGCGGTCGCTGCTGGGCAGCTCAGCTGCGCAGTGA
- a CDS encoding M1 family metallopeptidase — translation MRRRLAALAVCAAVIVAAACSGDAVTAPPPPAPMHPAPGASGAGDPYYPEDGNGGYDALNYHVDATYDPPSGHLDGDTTVTARATQDLSRFDLDLRGLDVHSVEVDGQPARFSREKAFELVVTPAAPIRAGTTFRTRVRYGGDPAKTPHDGGSENGWQHSGDGGAYMVGEPHSAAFWYPVNETPRDKASFTLTAHVPAGWTVVSNGREGPPGTWTEPNPVASYLTTIAIGKFSVDRSTLPDGTPVVSAYAPGTEDRRAIGDRLPEVLGFLSGKFGPYPQSAAGGIFLNEDVHFSLETQTRPTYAKWADLPTLVHENAHEWFGDSVSLKSWSDICLNECFASYAQWLWAEREGQSLDDRYRAAIEITHGSTDFWSQKLVGMGQGHEFEGVYNKGILALHALRRRIGDPAFDRLLHDWPARYRHGNATWADFEKMAAQVSGQNLRSFFDEWFRGTKLPADADLFPGSLRS, via the coding sequence ATGCGCCGCCGACTCGCCGCCCTCGCCGTCTGCGCCGCGGTGATCGTCGCCGCGGCCTGCAGCGGCGACGCCGTCACGGCGCCGCCCCCGCCCGCGCCGATGCATCCGGCGCCAGGCGCTTCCGGCGCCGGTGATCCGTATTACCCGGAGGACGGCAACGGCGGTTACGACGCGCTGAACTACCACGTCGACGCGACCTACGACCCGCCGAGCGGCCACCTCGACGGCGACACGACGGTCACCGCGAGGGCCACCCAGGACCTCAGCCGGTTCGACCTCGACCTCCGCGGGCTCGACGTCCACAGCGTCGAGGTCGACGGGCAGCCGGCCCGCTTCAGCCGCGAGAAGGCGTTCGAACTGGTCGTGACGCCGGCGGCACCGATCCGCGCCGGGACGACGTTCCGCACCCGCGTCCGCTACGGCGGCGACCCGGCGAAGACGCCCCACGACGGCGGCAGCGAGAACGGCTGGCAGCACTCGGGCGACGGCGGCGCGTACATGGTCGGCGAGCCGCACTCGGCGGCGTTCTGGTACCCCGTGAACGAGACCCCGCGCGACAAGGCGTCCTTCACGCTCACCGCGCACGTCCCGGCCGGCTGGACGGTGGTCTCGAACGGCCGGGAGGGCCCGCCGGGGACGTGGACCGAGCCGAACCCGGTGGCGAGCTACCTGACGACGATCGCGATCGGCAAGTTCAGCGTCGACAGGTCGACCTTGCCGGACGGCACCCCGGTCGTTTCGGCGTACGCACCCGGCACCGAGGACCGCCGCGCGATCGGCGACCGCCTGCCGGAGGTGCTCGGCTTCCTGAGCGGCAAGTTCGGGCCGTACCCGCAGTCGGCGGCCGGTGGGATCTTCCTGAACGAGGACGTCCACTTCTCGCTCGAGACGCAGACCCGGCCGACGTACGCGAAGTGGGCCGACCTGCCGACGCTGGTGCACGAGAACGCCCACGAGTGGTTCGGCGATTCGGTGTCGCTGAAGAGCTGGTCCGACATCTGCCTGAACGAGTGTTTCGCGTCGTACGCGCAGTGGCTGTGGGCCGAGCGCGAGGGCCAGAGCCTGGACGACCGCTACCGCGCGGCGATCGAGATCACCCACGGCAGCACGGACTTCTGGTCGCAGAAGCTGGTCGGCATGGGCCAGGGCCACGAGTTCGAGGGCGTCTACAACAAGGGCATCCTCGCGCTGCACGCGTTGCGCCGCCGGATCGGCGACCCGGCCTTCGACCGGCTCCTGCACGACTGGCCGGCCCGCTACCGCCACGGCAACGCGACCTGGGCCGACTTCGAGAAGATGGCGGCGCAGGTCAGCGGCCAGAACCTGCGGTCGTTCTTCGACGAGTGGTTCCGCGGCACGAAGCTCCCCGCGGACGCCGACCTCTTCCCCGGGTCACTGCGCAGCTGA
- a CDS encoding alpha/beta fold hydrolase, with product MLCFGGSGVPIVLLHGLMGRARTWSRVAEWLRPYGAVYGLDARGHGSAPRVGPWTTEQFTEDVAAALRTLDAGPAVLIGHSMGGLHAWTTAARYPELVRAVVSEDFAPDQRGRTVETWRGYFESWPVPFESLDHVREFFGDAGEYFADCVEERSDGFHLVADLEDLYGIAAEWGRRDYWDVVDAIRCPLLLVEGEHTAMPPGQQALVASRVSGAKHLVVPGSAHLPHDEAPEMYRGAVEAFLAQVLAR from the coding sequence GTGCTCTGTTTCGGCGGCAGCGGCGTGCCGATCGTTCTGCTGCACGGCCTGATGGGCCGCGCGCGGACGTGGTCGCGCGTCGCGGAGTGGCTCCGGCCCTACGGCGCGGTGTACGGCCTCGACGCGCGTGGCCACGGCAGCGCGCCGCGCGTCGGGCCCTGGACGACCGAGCAGTTCACCGAGGACGTCGCGGCCGCGCTGCGGACGCTCGACGCGGGCCCGGCGGTGCTGATCGGGCATTCGATGGGCGGCCTGCACGCGTGGACGACCGCCGCGCGGTACCCGGAGCTGGTGCGCGCGGTCGTGTCCGAGGACTTCGCGCCCGACCAGCGCGGCCGGACCGTCGAGACGTGGCGCGGGTACTTCGAGAGCTGGCCGGTGCCGTTCGAGTCGCTCGACCACGTCCGCGAGTTCTTCGGCGACGCGGGCGAGTACTTCGCCGACTGCGTCGAGGAGCGTTCCGACGGGTTCCACCTGGTCGCCGACCTCGAAGACCTGTACGGCATCGCCGCCGAATGGGGCCGCCGGGACTACTGGGACGTCGTCGACGCGATCCGCTGCCCGCTGCTGCTGGTCGAGGGCGAGCACACGGCGATGCCGCCCGGTCAGCAGGCGCTCGTCGCGTCCCGGGTCTCCGGCGCGAAGCACCTGGTGGTCCCGGGCTCGGCCCACCTGCCCCACGACGAAGCCCCGGAGATGTACCGAGGCGCGGTGGAGGCCTTCCTCGCCCAGGTGCTCGCGCGCTGA
- a CDS encoding peptidoglycan recognition protein family protein produces MVHVDRRTLLKAGATATAAGALGMTTTGTASAAVPTPTIHPTSEWGARPAAGPIVVENHKPTYIVVHHAVDPPMNNDFSLARAFYVSRFIQDLHMDKNGWIDSGQQFTNSRGGFVTEGRHRSLEILRGGTQHVQGANVGNHNSEVIGIENEGLYSTVDVPQALWDSLVNLVAYIAHQYGIAPEFIKGHRDFNSTECPGQVLYNRLPELRTAVGRVLGVSVARSEAEWPLLKPGDTGKKVQLAQQFLRASGFGVPTDGVFGKSTKDAVAALAVQAGLPRDTCTAAKAADETGFLGADVWPLIVPSGRSTAAWRADLTRA; encoded by the coding sequence ATGGTCCATGTTGACCGCCGGACCCTGCTCAAGGCGGGGGCGACCGCGACCGCGGCCGGCGCACTGGGGATGACGACCACGGGTACGGCCTCGGCGGCCGTGCCGACACCGACGATCCACCCGACCTCCGAATGGGGCGCGCGGCCCGCCGCGGGCCCGATCGTGGTGGAGAACCACAAACCGACCTACATCGTCGTGCACCATGCCGTCGATCCGCCGATGAACAACGACTTCTCCCTGGCGCGCGCGTTCTACGTCTCGCGGTTCATCCAGGACCTGCACATGGACAAGAACGGCTGGATCGACAGCGGCCAGCAGTTCACGAACAGCCGCGGCGGGTTCGTCACCGAGGGCAGGCACCGCAGCCTGGAGATCCTGCGCGGCGGCACGCAGCACGTGCAGGGTGCGAACGTGGGCAACCACAACAGCGAGGTCATCGGCATCGAGAACGAGGGCCTGTACAGCACGGTGGACGTGCCGCAGGCGCTGTGGGACTCGCTGGTGAACCTGGTCGCCTACATCGCGCACCAGTACGGCATCGCGCCCGAGTTCATCAAGGGCCACCGCGACTTCAACTCGACCGAGTGCCCCGGTCAGGTGCTCTACAACCGGCTGCCGGAGCTGCGGACGGCGGTGGGCCGCGTCCTCGGCGTCTCGGTGGCGCGGTCCGAAGCCGAGTGGCCGCTGCTGAAGCCGGGTGACACGGGCAAGAAGGTCCAGCTGGCGCAGCAGTTCCTGCGCGCGTCCGGGTTCGGCGTGCCGACCGACGGCGTCTTCGGGAAGTCCACAAAGGACGCCGTGGCCGCGCTGGCGGTCCAGGCCGGCCTGCCGCGCGACACGTGCACCGCGGCCAAGGCGGCCGACGAGACCGGCTTCCTCGGCGCGGACGTCTGGCCCCTGATCGTCCCGTCCGGCCGCTCGACGGCGGCCTGGCGAGCGGACCTGACCCGCGCCTGA
- a CDS encoding HhH-GPD family protein, producing the protein MAVDADVLLDWFSTHGRDLPWREPDCSAWGVLVSEIMLQQTPVARVQPIWHEWMARWPVPSALAASSQGEVVRAWGKLGYPRRALRLHEAAGVIAADHGDVVPSDVDTLLALPGIGAYTARAVAAFAYGRRAPVVDTNVRRVVARAVHGAGDAGPASNTRDMADVEALLPAEDAPAARFSAAIMELGALVCTARSPRCADCPVYDECAWQLAGRPEYAGPAKPVQKFAGTDRQVRGLLLDVLRGSEGPVEKARLDLVWHDGGQRDRCLDSLLVDGLLEQTGGGLFALPGEH; encoded by the coding sequence GTGGCTGTGGACGCTGACGTACTGCTCGACTGGTTCTCCACGCACGGCCGGGACCTGCCCTGGCGCGAGCCGGACTGCTCGGCCTGGGGCGTGCTCGTCAGCGAGATCATGCTGCAGCAGACGCCGGTCGCCCGGGTGCAGCCGATCTGGCACGAGTGGATGGCACGCTGGCCGGTTCCGTCGGCGCTGGCTGCGTCGTCCCAAGGAGAGGTCGTGCGGGCCTGGGGCAAGCTCGGCTACCCGCGGCGCGCGCTGCGGCTCCACGAAGCCGCCGGGGTGATCGCCGCCGACCACGGGGACGTCGTTCCGTCCGATGTGGACACCCTGCTCGCGCTGCCCGGGATCGGCGCCTACACCGCCCGCGCCGTCGCCGCGTTCGCCTACGGGCGGCGCGCGCCCGTCGTCGACACGAACGTGCGGCGCGTCGTCGCGCGGGCCGTGCACGGGGCCGGGGACGCCGGGCCCGCGTCGAACACGCGGGACATGGCCGACGTCGAGGCGCTGCTGCCGGCCGAGGACGCACCCGCCGCCCGGTTCTCGGCGGCGATCATGGAGCTCGGTGCGCTGGTCTGCACCGCGCGCTCGCCGCGGTGCGCGGACTGCCCGGTCTACGACGAGTGCGCGTGGCAGCTCGCCGGGCGCCCGGAGTACGCCGGCCCGGCCAAGCCGGTGCAGAAGTTCGCCGGGACCGACCGGCAGGTCCGCGGCCTGCTGCTGGACGTCCTGCGCGGCTCCGAAGGCCCGGTGGAGAAGGCCCGCCTCGACCTCGTGTGGCACGACGGCGGCCAGCGCGACCGCTGCCTGGACTCCCTGCTCGTCGACGGGCTGCTGGAGCAGACCGGCGGCGGCCTCTTCGCTCTCCCGGGCGAACACTAA
- a CDS encoding aldo/keto reductase, translating to MAPETTAAAAAGSWTLGDLPVNRIGFGAMRLPQTGEAFAPDALPRDRDQAIGVLRHAVELGVDHVDTAAFYFSRLRSANELVNRALAPYPDGLVIATKVGPRRDPVTAQLPMASPQQLRGDVEENLRQLGRDHLDVVNLRVGGPGPIADHFGALAELREAGLIRHLGLSNVRPEHLAEARGIAPVVCDQNSYGLGYRRRQDEFVRTCGEQGIAFVPFFAIAGARRETGAGGSDHDEVLAIARAHQATATQIRLAWAVHRGPHVLVIPGTGDPAHLADNVAAGRQRLTEDELTRLERVHGEEPEPPG from the coding sequence GTGGCGCCGGAAACGACCGCCGCGGCCGCCGCGGGGAGCTGGACGCTCGGCGACCTGCCGGTCAACCGGATCGGTTTCGGCGCCATGCGCCTGCCCCAGACCGGCGAGGCCTTCGCACCGGACGCCCTCCCACGCGACCGTGACCAGGCGATCGGCGTGCTGCGGCACGCCGTCGAGCTGGGTGTCGACCACGTCGACACCGCCGCTTTCTACTTCTCGCGGCTGCGCTCGGCCAACGAGCTGGTCAACCGGGCACTGGCGCCCTACCCCGACGGCTTGGTCATCGCCACCAAGGTGGGTCCCCGCCGCGATCCCGTCACCGCGCAGCTGCCGATGGCGAGCCCTCAGCAACTGCGCGGCGACGTCGAGGAGAACCTGCGCCAGCTGGGCCGCGACCACCTCGACGTGGTGAACCTGCGCGTCGGCGGCCCCGGCCCCATCGCCGACCACTTCGGCGCGCTGGCCGAGCTGCGCGAGGCCGGTCTCATCCGGCACCTCGGCCTGTCCAACGTCCGGCCGGAGCACCTGGCCGAGGCCCGGGGCATCGCGCCCGTCGTGTGCGACCAGAACTCCTACGGCCTCGGCTACCGGCGCCGGCAGGACGAGTTCGTCCGCACCTGCGGCGAGCAGGGCATCGCGTTCGTGCCGTTCTTCGCCATCGCCGGCGCGCGACGCGAGACGGGCGCCGGCGGAAGCGACCACGACGAGGTCCTCGCGATCGCACGGGCCCACCAGGCCACCGCCACGCAGATCCGCCTGGCCTGGGCGGTGCACCGCGGACCGCACGTCCTCGTGATCCCCGGCACCGGCGACCCCGCGCACTTGGCCGACAACGTCGCCGCCGGCCGGCAGCGGCTCACCGAGGACGAGCTGACCCGTCTCGAGCGAGTCCACGGCGAAGAGCCCGAGCCGCCGGGTTAA
- a CDS encoding beta-class carbonic anhydrase, with product MTSIDVLLKRNQELGEVTPGDRSSPKPSLQVAILTCMDARIRVFELFGLLQGESHVLRNAGGVVTDDMIRSLALSQRKLGTREVLIVQHTECGLSMVTEDDFKDELESDTGLRPTWSVEAFRNVENSVRTSVERVRRSAYLPHTENVRGFVYDVKTGKLTEVE from the coding sequence ATGACCTCGATCGACGTTCTGCTCAAGCGCAACCAAGAACTCGGCGAAGTGACGCCCGGCGACCGCTCGTCGCCCAAGCCGTCGCTGCAGGTGGCCATCCTGACCTGCATGGACGCCCGGATCCGGGTGTTCGAGCTGTTCGGCCTGCTGCAGGGCGAGTCGCACGTCCTGCGCAACGCCGGCGGCGTGGTGACCGACGACATGATCCGCTCGCTGGCCCTTTCGCAGCGCAAGCTGGGCACGCGCGAGGTGCTGATCGTCCAGCACACGGAGTGCGGCCTGTCGATGGTCACCGAAGACGACTTCAAGGACGAGTTGGAGAGCGACACCGGTCTGCGGCCGACGTGGTCGGTCGAGGCGTTCCGGAACGTGGAGAACAGCGTCCGGACGTCGGTGGAGCGGGTGCGGCGGAGTGCGTACCTGCCGCACACGGAGAACGTCCGCGGCTTCGTCTACGACGTCAAGACCGGGAAGCTCACCGAGGTCGAGTAA
- a CDS encoding LacI family DNA-binding transcriptional regulator, producing the protein MGRPIRTRRQATLASLAAELGVSRTTVSNAYNRPDQLSPELRRRVLETARRLGYPGPDPVARSLRTRKAGAVGLLLTENLSYAFRDPAAVGVLEGLALACEDAGVGLHLVPASPGREDVAAVHRAGVDGFVVYSVPDDDPHLAAVLERPVPTVIIDQPSIEGIDRVGPDDAAAVGKIAEHLVGLGHRQVGVICMRLARERNDDFVSPARQSGAHFHVQRTRLEALAVAFSAAGVDWAGVPVIERFDHTVDDGASAARQLLDAYPQITAVICTSDILALGAMAEAERRGLRVPQDLTVTGFDGIAEAERIGLTTVHQPVLEKGKTAGRLLLSSGERSAPKVITLPTELRVGRTSAPPRTVEEPWFGG; encoded by the coding sequence ATGGGACGTCCTATTCGCACCCGAAGGCAGGCGACGCTGGCGTCGCTCGCGGCGGAGCTCGGTGTGTCCAGGACCACGGTGTCCAACGCCTACAACCGGCCGGACCAGCTGTCCCCGGAACTGCGCCGCCGGGTCCTCGAGACCGCGCGGCGCCTCGGCTACCCCGGACCCGACCCCGTCGCCCGCTCGCTGCGCACCCGCAAGGCCGGCGCCGTCGGGCTGCTGCTCACCGAGAACCTCTCCTACGCCTTCCGCGACCCCGCCGCCGTCGGCGTGCTCGAAGGACTGGCCCTGGCCTGCGAAGACGCCGGCGTCGGCCTGCACCTGGTGCCGGCCAGCCCGGGCCGCGAAGACGTCGCCGCGGTGCACCGCGCGGGCGTCGACGGCTTCGTCGTCTACTCCGTGCCGGACGACGACCCGCACCTGGCCGCCGTGCTCGAGCGGCCGGTGCCGACGGTGATCATCGACCAGCCGAGCATCGAAGGCATCGACCGCGTCGGCCCGGACGACGCGGCGGCGGTCGGCAAGATCGCCGAGCACCTCGTCGGCCTCGGCCACCGGCAGGTCGGCGTCATCTGCATGCGGCTGGCCCGCGAGCGCAACGACGACTTCGTCTCCCCGGCCCGCCAGAGCGGCGCGCACTTCCACGTCCAGCGCACCCGGCTGGAGGCGCTGGCCGTGGCGTTCTCGGCGGCCGGCGTCGACTGGGCGGGCGTCCCGGTGATCGAGCGCTTCGACCACACGGTGGACGACGGCGCGTCCGCCGCCCGTCAGCTGCTGGACGCGTACCCGCAGATCACGGCGGTGATCTGCACCTCGGACATCCTCGCGCTCGGCGCCATGGCCGAGGCCGAGCGACGGGGGCTGCGGGTCCCGCAGGACCTGACCGTCACCGGCTTCGACGGCATCGCCGAGGCCGAGCGGATCGGGCTCACCACGGTCCACCAGCCGGTGCTCGAAAAGGGCAAGACGGCCGGACGGCTGCTGCTCAGCTCGGGCGAGCGCAGCGCGCCGAAGGTGATCACGCTGCCGACCGAGCTGCGCGTGGGGCGCACGTCGGCGCCCCCTAGAACGGTCGAGGAGCCCTGGTTCGGGGGCTGA
- a CDS encoding metal ABC transporter solute-binding protein, Zn/Mn family, translated as MSSRRTRSVLAAASALSLFALAACSGGTSGPDGSAQSGGSGKIKVVASTDVWGSVASAVGGDQVEVKSIIHDPSADPHSYETTAEDALAAKDAKLLLSNGGGYDEFFGKLTGQAGDAKKLVAYDIAATGDENEHVWYDLPGVDKVADQVAAQLGELQPASKQVFTDNATAFKAKVDALEKRLGELGTTHPGTKVVVTEPVAHYLLRSAKLTDATPKAFSDAVENDTDVPAGAVNEYKQLIATKQVKALINNAQTVTPLTQDVVAQAKAAGIGVVDVTETLPQGVTDYIGWMTGEVDALAGALK; from the coding sequence ATGAGTTCCCGCCGCACCAGGAGCGTGCTCGCCGCCGCTTCGGCCCTGTCCCTCTTCGCGCTGGCCGCGTGCTCCGGGGGAACGTCCGGCCCCGACGGCAGCGCGCAGTCCGGCGGCTCCGGGAAGATCAAGGTCGTCGCCTCGACCGACGTCTGGGGCAGCGTCGCTAGTGCCGTCGGCGGCGACCAGGTCGAGGTCAAGTCGATCATCCACGACCCCTCCGCCGACCCGCACTCGTACGAGACCACCGCCGAGGACGCCCTGGCGGCGAAGGACGCGAAGCTGCTGCTGTCCAACGGCGGCGGCTACGACGAGTTCTTCGGCAAGCTCACCGGCCAGGCCGGGGACGCGAAGAAGCTCGTCGCCTACGACATCGCCGCGACCGGCGACGAGAACGAGCACGTCTGGTACGACCTGCCGGGTGTCGACAAGGTGGCCGACCAGGTCGCCGCGCAGCTCGGCGAGCTGCAGCCGGCGTCGAAGCAGGTCTTCACCGACAACGCGACCGCGTTCAAGGCGAAGGTCGACGCGCTGGAGAAGCGCCTCGGCGAGCTCGGCACCACGCACCCGGGCACGAAGGTCGTCGTCACCGAGCCGGTGGCGCACTACCTGCTCCGGAGCGCGAAGCTGACGGACGCGACGCCGAAGGCCTTCTCGGACGCCGTGGAGAACGACACGGACGTCCCGGCCGGCGCCGTCAACGAGTACAAGCAGCTCATCGCCACCAAGCAGGTCAAGGCGCTGATCAACAACGCGCAGACGGTGACGCCGCTGACCCAGGACGTCGTCGCGCAGGCGAAGGCCGCCGGGATCGGCGTCGTCGACGTGACCGAGACGCTGCCGCAGGGTGTGACCGACTACATTGGCTGGATGACCGGGGAAGTAGATGCGCTGGCGGGAGCGTTGAAGTAG